GGCGTCCTCCTCGCCGATCAACAGGAGGTGCTTGAGGTAGACGAACAGGAAGACGATCGTCGGCATCGGGTTGCGGATGACGATCCAGCCGTTGGCCTCGAACCCTTCCTCGACCTCGACGTCGTCGCCGATGTCGAGGTCGCCGGCGACCTTGAGTTCGCCGCCGACGCGGACGCGCTCGCCGAGGTAGGCGTCCTCGCCGACCAGCACGTTGTCGGCGACCTCACACCACATGTCGAGTCGACAGTCGCCGTCGGCCTCGATGCTGCCGTCGAAGCGGGCGCCCTCGCCGGCGAGGACGTTCCGCCCGCGGACGCCGAACTCGACCGTCGCGCGGCCGCCGACGAAGACGTCGCCGTCGGTCACGAGGTCGCGCTCCTCGGCTTTCGTTCCCGCGGGCACGACGAGTTCGTCGAGGGGGTCCCTGCTAAACGCCACACTCCGAGACAAAACAGGGCACTGGTAATAAACCTCGCGCGGCGTCAGACGGGCGGCTGACGGCGGCCCGGCCGGTGCCGTTCGCATCACTTTTCAATCGCCGAGGTGTCCGAACCGGTATGACCACGCTCGCGTTCGACGAGGACGGCGTCGACGTCGTCTACGAGGGCACGGAGTTTCGCCTCGAACGGAAACTGATCGAGGAGGCGACGGGGAAGTCCTACCACGACGTCACCGACCACGAGGTGCTGAAGATCGTCGCTCCCCAGCCCGACCTGCGCGGCGAGCCGCGTCGGGTGGGCGACATTCTGGACTGAGCCGTCACGGCGTCTCGGGATCGAACGGCCGCGACGCGCCGCCCCAGCGCTCGTCGCCGGTCGCGCGCGTGTCGAGGTAGACCTCGACGCCGTTGCCGTCGGGGTCGTCGAAGTACAGCGCCTCGCTGATGTCGTGGTCGACCGCCGTGACGGGGA
The Salinilacihabitans rarus DNA segment above includes these coding regions:
- a CDS encoding polymer-forming cytoskeletal protein, which encodes MAFSRDPLDELVVPAGTKAEERDLVTDGDVFVGGRATVEFGVRGRNVLAGEGARFDGSIEADGDCRLDMWCEVADNVLVGEDAYLGERVRVGGELKVAGDLDIGDDVEVEEGFEANGWIVIRNPMPTIVFLFVYLKHLLLIGEEDAAQRLLSQVVDEGAESEVDAEPLVIPRNATVSDDAWRVSTPARIGDGCRLHGNVRAETIDVGADCNVFGSLRAREDVVVGEGARIHGDLTTREGSVVVGADTRIIGDISCADLELGPGAEVDGTIRAAGEVTMRTTERDPE
- a CDS encoding DUF5800 family protein, which gives rise to MTTLAFDEDGVDVVYEGTEFRLERKLIEEATGKSYHDVTDHEVLKIVAPQPDLRGEPRRVGDILD